Proteins found in one Numida meleagris isolate 19003 breed g44 Domestic line chromosome 25, NumMel1.0, whole genome shotgun sequence genomic segment:
- the ETNK2 gene encoding ethanolamine kinase 2: MASQRRAAPPRGRRPRGSPRHMGRGSGRSELGMAEPPGRCPDCWETERGGGSGGGGSRGVPGVPQLGVLVDEGDVLPGALRLMRELRPSWEPARVKTKLFTDGITNKLVACYTDEDMADAVLVRVYGRKTELFVDRETELRNFQVLRAHGCAPDLYCAFQNGLCYEFLPGIALGPDHVRDPRIFRLVAQEMARVHAIHANGSLPKPILWQKLHKYLALVKMDLSPKVPNPSLHQDVPSLEMLEHELAWMKETLSQLGSPVVLCHNDLLCKNIIYNRAQEHVRFIDYEYTGYNYQAFDIGNHFNEFAGVKEVDYRLYPSKETQLQWLHSYLQAYKQLTQGGQGGAGVTVSEKELEALYVQVNKFSLASHFLWACWGLIQDKYSTIDFNFLRYAKLRFRQYFKMKPVVTALQISK; the protein is encoded by the exons ATGGCTTCCCAGCGGCGGGCGGCTCCTCCCCGCGGCCGCCGGCCCCGCGGCAGCCCCCGGCACATGGGCCGCGGGTCGGGGCGCTCGGAGCTGGGGATGGCCGAACCGCCCGGCCGCTGCCCGGATTGCTGGGAAACGGAACGGGGCGGCGGTAGCGGCGGCGGTGGAAGTCGCGGGGTTCCCGGCGTGCCCCAGCTCGGTGTGTTGGTGGATGAGGGGGACGTGCTGCCCGGAGCGCTGCGGCTGATGCGGGAGCTGAGACCCAGCTGGGAGCCGGCCAGGGTGAAGACCAAG CTCTTCACCGACGGCATCACCAACAAGCTGGTGGCCTGCTACACGGACGAGGACATGGCCGACGCCGTGCTGGTCCGCGTCTACGGCAGAAAGACGGAGCTCTTCGTGGACCGGGAGACGGAGCTGAGGAACTTCCAGGTGCTGCGTGCCCATGGCTGTGCCCCCGACCTCTACTGCGCCTTCCAGAACGGGCTGTGCTATGAGTTCCTGCCCGGCATCGCCCTGGGGCCCGACCACGTGCGGGACCCCCGCATATTCAG GCTGGTGGCCCAGGAGATGGCCCGGGTCCACGCCATCCACGCCAACGGGAGCCTCCCCAAGCCCATCCTCTGGCAGAAGCTGCACAAATACCTCGCCCTCGTGAAGATGGACCTCAGCCCAAAGGTACCCAACCCCAG cctccACCAGGACGTGCCCAGCCTGGAGATGCTGGAACACGAGCTGGCCTGGATGAAGGAGACGCTCTCGCAGCTGGGCTCCCCCGTCGTGCTGTGCCACAATGACCTGCTCTGCAAGAACATCATCTACAACAGGGCGCAAG agcacGTCCGCTTCATCGACTACGAGTACACTGGCTACAACTACCAGGCTTTCGACATTGGGAACCACTTCAATGAGTTTGCAG GTGTGAAGGAGGTGGACTACCGCCTGTACCCCAGCAAGGAGACCCAGCTGCAGTGGCTGCACTCCTACCTGCAGGCCTACAAGCAGCTCACCCAAGGGGGACAGGGAGGCGCCGGGGTCACCGTGTCCGAGAAGGAGCTGGAGGCTCTCTATGTGCAAGTGAACAAGTTTTCTTTG GCGTCCCATTTCCTCTGGGCATGCTGGGGCCTGATCCAGGATAAATACTCTACCATAGACTTTAACTTCTTAAG ATATGCAAAGCTAAGGTTTAGGCAGTACTTCAAGATGAAGCCGGTGGTCACAGCCCTGCAGATCTCCAAATAG
- the REN gene encoding renin isoform X2 has protein sequence MLAGGSRRVQQCLLIVAIAWGAGFFHSPALALQRIALRRMPSIRQTLQEMGVKVSDVFPELRQRRGGAAGPRNGTAPTLLTNYLDTQYYGEISIGTPPQTFKVVFDTGSANLWVPSCKCSPLYSACISHSRYDSSKSRTYIANGTGFAIRYGTGSVKGFLSQDVVMVSDIPIIQVFAEATMLPAFPFIFARFDGVLGMGYPSQAIGGITPVFDRILSQQILKEDVFSVYYSRTSKNAPLKPGGEIILGGTDPAYYTGDFHYLSISRSGYWQISMKGVSVGDEILFCKEGCSVAIDTGASYITGPAGPVSVLMKAIGAAEMTEGEYVVDCERVPQLPNISFHLGGKAYTLGGSAYVLRQTQYGEDICVVALSGLDVPPPAGPLWILGASFIGHYYTKFDRRNNRIGFATAR, from the exons AtgctggcaggaggcagcaggagggtgCAGCAGTGTCTGCTCATCGTGGCCATCGCGTGGGGTGCCGGGTTCTTCCACTCGCCAGCCCTGGCTTTGCAGAG GATCGCGTTGCGGAGGATGCCTTCCATCCGGCAGACGCTGCAGGAGATGGGCGTGAAGGTGTCGGACGTGTTCCCCGAGCTGCGGCAGAggcgcggcggggcggccgGCCCCCGAAACGGGACAGCCCCCACCCTCCTCACCAACTACCTGGAT ACGCAGTATTACGGTGAGATCAGCATCGGCACCCCCCCGCAGACCTTCAAGGTGGTCTTTGACACGGGCTCAGCCAACCTGTGGGTGCCGTCCTGCAAGTGCTCCCCCCTCTACAGCGCCTGCA TTTCCCACAGCCGCTATGACTCCTCCAAGTCGCGGACGTACATAGCCAACGGCACGGGCTTCGCCATCCGCTACGGGACAGGCAGTGTCAAAGGCTTCCTCAGCCAGGACGTGGTCATG GTATCGGACATCCCCATCATCCAGGTCTTTGCTGAGGCCACGATGCTGCCTGCCTTCCCCTTCATCTTTGCCAGGTTTGATGGGGTCCTGGGCATGGGCTACCCCAGCCAGGCCATCGGTGGCATCACCCCCGTCTTCGACCGGATCCTCTCCCAGCAGATCCTCAAGGAGGACGTGTTCTCTGTCTACTACAGCCG AACCTCGAA GAACGCTCCTCTGAAACCCGGTGGGGAAATCATCCTGGGGGGCACCGACCCAGCCTACTACACCGGGGACTTCCACTACCTGAGCATCAGCAGGAGCGGGTACTGGCAGATCAGCATGAAGGG GGTCTCTGTAGGGGATGAGATCTTGTTCTGCAAGGAGGGCTGCTCAGTGGCCATCGACACCGGAGCATCCTACATCACCGGCCCGGCCGGCCCTGTGTCTGTGCTGATGAAAGCCATCGGGGCAGCAGAGATGACTGAAGGAGAG TACGTGGTTGACTGTGAGCGGGTCCCCCAGCTGCCCAACATCTCCTTCCACCTGGGTGGGAAGGCGTACACACTCGGAGGCTCAGCCTACGTCCTGCGG caAACCCAGTACGGGGAGGACATCTGCGTGGTGGCTCTCTCAGGGCTGGACGTTCCCCCCCCAGCTGGTCCCCTCTGGATCCTGGGCGCCAGCTTCATCGGGCACTACTACACCAAATTCGACCGTCGCAACAACCGCATCGGCTTCGCCACCGCCCGCTGA
- the REN gene encoding renin isoform X1 — MLAGGSRRVQQCLLIVAIAWGAGFFHSPALALQRIALRRMPSIRQTLQEMGVKVSDVFPELRQRRGGAAGPRNGTAPTLLTNYLDTQYYGEISIGTPPQTFKVVFDTGSANLWVPSCKCSPLYSACISHSRYDSSKSRTYIANGTGFAIRYGTGSVKGFLSQDVVMVSDIPIIQVFAEATMLPAFPFIFARFDGVLGMGYPSQAIGGITPVFDRILSQQILKEDVFSVYYSRTSKNAPLKPGGEIILGGTDPAYYTGDFHYLSISRSGYWQISMKGVSVGDEILFCKEGCSVAIDTGASYITGPAGPVSVLMKAIGAAEMTEGEYVVDCERVPQLPNISFHLGGKAYTLGGSAYVLRVSCVPVCGQEGRDGMLVGMHLSCSIHGESSAASPEQLQSDAAHCFPTLSCAPEMSR; from the exons AtgctggcaggaggcagcaggagggtgCAGCAGTGTCTGCTCATCGTGGCCATCGCGTGGGGTGCCGGGTTCTTCCACTCGCCAGCCCTGGCTTTGCAGAG GATCGCGTTGCGGAGGATGCCTTCCATCCGGCAGACGCTGCAGGAGATGGGCGTGAAGGTGTCGGACGTGTTCCCCGAGCTGCGGCAGAggcgcggcggggcggccgGCCCCCGAAACGGGACAGCCCCCACCCTCCTCACCAACTACCTGGAT ACGCAGTATTACGGTGAGATCAGCATCGGCACCCCCCCGCAGACCTTCAAGGTGGTCTTTGACACGGGCTCAGCCAACCTGTGGGTGCCGTCCTGCAAGTGCTCCCCCCTCTACAGCGCCTGCA TTTCCCACAGCCGCTATGACTCCTCCAAGTCGCGGACGTACATAGCCAACGGCACGGGCTTCGCCATCCGCTACGGGACAGGCAGTGTCAAAGGCTTCCTCAGCCAGGACGTGGTCATG GTATCGGACATCCCCATCATCCAGGTCTTTGCTGAGGCCACGATGCTGCCTGCCTTCCCCTTCATCTTTGCCAGGTTTGATGGGGTCCTGGGCATGGGCTACCCCAGCCAGGCCATCGGTGGCATCACCCCCGTCTTCGACCGGATCCTCTCCCAGCAGATCCTCAAGGAGGACGTGTTCTCTGTCTACTACAGCCG AACCTCGAA GAACGCTCCTCTGAAACCCGGTGGGGAAATCATCCTGGGGGGCACCGACCCAGCCTACTACACCGGGGACTTCCACTACCTGAGCATCAGCAGGAGCGGGTACTGGCAGATCAGCATGAAGGG GGTCTCTGTAGGGGATGAGATCTTGTTCTGCAAGGAGGGCTGCTCAGTGGCCATCGACACCGGAGCATCCTACATCACCGGCCCGGCCGGCCCTGTGTCTGTGCTGATGAAAGCCATCGGGGCAGCAGAGATGACTGAAGGAGAG TACGTGGTTGACTGTGAGCGGGTCCCCCAGCTGCCCAACATCTCCTTCCACCTGGGTGGGAAGGCGTACACACTCGGAGGCTCAGCCTACGTCCTGCGGGTAAGCTGTGTCCCTGTGTGCgggcaggagggcagggatGGGATGCTGGTAGGGATGCACTTGTCCTGCAGCATCCATGGGGAGAGCAGTGCAGCAtccccagagcagctgcagagcgATGCTGCTCACTGTTTCCCCACGCTCTCCTGTGCCCCGGAGATGTCCAGGTGA